In the Plectropomus leopardus isolate mb chromosome 5, YSFRI_Pleo_2.0, whole genome shotgun sequence genome, one interval contains:
- the zgc:112083 gene encoding zgc:112083, translating to MMTTKRLYKFEVWCEWASCDFRGHTMEELSDHMSLHLKDYLGESDALEELDEYACLWNGCEFLSMGSPRELEVHAYFHNYHGKLKFIGSQLLKSRPDLPSCNQGLHSNNLVPEGSDGYVCQWEHCDSSFNNPEWFYRHVDNHVESAEPQSLLQQQQAALFCRWTGCDAFFKIRYRLREHMRSHTQERLVACPTCGSMFSSNTKLFDHLHRQAEPIESLVCEHCGKAFSSERLLRDHVRQHVNQVKCPFCDMTCTTLAALKIHIRFRHCDERPFPCDFCDKRFKNPRDLQKHTEVHNEGTVYHCTVEGCDYSCYSFQTMSHHFKRVHEVGGMSKYKCHICDKVFSWCYTLTLHLRKKHELKWPSGHSRFRYRKDVDGFLKLNMVRFETVEVTKEIMKNMAKKPQSLRKSQRTSSRNKRPAVAPESGRSSPAGSSSPSSSSSSSDSTELSGGEDVSSQPSPRGSDSPVYCVMSTIPHIEEEPGGLSQEDCEGSGTSGAVQALTEVARGLGMDVV from the exons ATGATGACAACCAAGAGACTTTACAAGTTTGAGGTGTGGTGCGAGTGGGCTTCATGTGACTTCCGTGGCCACACCATGGAGGAGCTGAGTGATCACATGTCACTGCATTTAAAGGACTACCTGGGAGAGAGTGATGCCTTAGAAGAGCTTG ATGAGTATGCTTGTCTCTGGAATGGTTGTGAATTTCTATCCATGGGTAGCCCTAGAGAGCTGGAGGTCCATGCTTACTTCCACAACTACCACGGTAAGCTCAAGTTCATCGGGTCACAGCTGCTCAAGTCCCGTCCTGATTTGCCCAGCTGCAACCAAGGCTTGCACAGCAACAACCTGGTTCCTGAAGGATCAGATGGATACGTTTGCCAGTGGGAGCACTGCGAT aGTTCATTCAACAATCCTGAGTGGTTCTATCGACATGTGGACAATCACGTTGAGAGTGCAGAACCACAGTCCCTCCTGCAACAACAGCAGGCGGCTCTCTTCTGCCGCTGGACAG GCTGTGATGCTTTCTTCAAAATCAGATACCGTTTGAGAGAACACATGCGGAGCCACACTCAGGAGAGACTAGTAGCATGTCCGACATGTGGCAGCATGTTCTCCAGCAACACAAAGTTGTTTGACCACCTACACAGACAGGCCGAGCCTATTG AGTCACTGGTGTGTGAACATTGTGGCAAAGCTTTTTCCAGTGAGAGGCTTTTGAGGGATCATGTTCGTCAGCATG TGAATCAGGTGAAATGTCCTTTCTGTGATATGACCTGCACCACTTTGGCAGCTTTGAAGATCCACATCCGATTCCGCCACTGCGATGAGCGACCTTTCCCATGTGACTTCTGTGACAAGAG ATTTAAGAACCCGCGCGATCTTCAAAAGCACACAGAGGTTCATAATGAGGGGACTGTGTATCACTGCACAGTGGAGGGTTGTGATTATTCCTGTTACTCATTCCAAACGATGAGCCACCACTTCAAGAGAGTGCACGAG GTCGGGGGCATGTCAAAGTATAAATGCCATATCTGCGATAAGGTCTTTTCCTGGTGTTACACTCTCACACTTCACCTCCGCAAGAAGCATGAGCTGAAATGGCCCTCTGGACATTCTCGCTTTAG ATACAGGAAGGATGTAGACGGCTTCCTAAAACTAAACATGGTGCGTTTTGAGACCGTTGAAGTGACAAAGGAGATCATgaaaaacatggccaaaaagcCACAGAGCCTTCGGAAGAGTCAGAGAACCAGCAGCCGAAACAAGAGACCGGCAGTCGCACCAGAGAGCGGCCGAAGCTCTCCTGCAGGCTCCTCATCgccctcctccagctcctcctcctcggaCTCCACAGAGCTCTCTGGAGGTGAGGACGTTTCGTCTCAGCCGAGCCCCAGAGGCAGTGACTCTCCTGTCTATTGTGTCATGAGCACAATCCCTCACATTGAGGAGGAGCCTGGAGGATTATCTCAGGAGGACTGTGAAGGCAGCGGGACATCCGGAGCGGTCCAGGCCCTGACGGAGGTTGCGAGGGGCCTGGGCATGGATGTGGTGTGA